One Citrus sinensis cultivar Valencia sweet orange chromosome 5, DVS_A1.0, whole genome shotgun sequence genomic window, CTTTCAAATATTTCCATATAAGACAGCATACTGACATGAACCGTGCTGTCTGAGGCTTCTTTGCTCATAAGCTAAGTCAGATGGAGCTCTATCACTTTTCTTTGCCCCAAAATTAAGCTGGAAGGCTTAATTATTGTCCATGATATTTTCTTACTCCTGACTGGTAGAAGACTGGACAGTAGGATTTTGAGTTGCAGCATGGTTTGAATCAATAAGGTGCATCCTCTCAGTTATGGCGTTCCAATGTagtctttttattattagatggCTGGACTGCTTGTTTTGCGACTGAACCACATATATATTTCCTTCCATTTCTGAGTTTCAAATTTGCAGCTATAAGGATTTGTTTGTATGTGTATTGTTTCAGCAAGTCACTACTTGTGGTATGACTTGAGTGCACtaatgaagagagagagagagagagagagagagagaggagttAGTTAGAAGGTCCAGAATATCAGTTGTATAATCACAGGCTACATTTAATTTGGATGTATAAATTCACCATTTCCTTTCGGAACTTGTTATTGTGTCGCTTGTCTAGGCCTTTGAATGACAGTTATGATTTGCACAGCAGCATGCagcattattcatttattcactGATGACTGCACTaaagaattttattgaaatatccAAAAGCTAGAGTGGTGAATTAGAAAGCATCATTACTGGAAAAACCAAGTACTGTATAAACAGTAACTTTTATGTGCTTCTGTTATAAATTTTGCACTTTTAGCTCTGCATTGCCCATTACCCAGCAGAATTTGAATACTAGTTCAATCTTAAGTCCCCATTGCTCTTTTTTCTATCTGAAATTAGATGAATGTATTAGCATTTCTAATTATCAAATactaatattttctttgtttgatcttgaaatgtaattatagCCAAAAGGTAGCTGCTATTTTCGACTCTTCAAAGTCTAAATATGAGTCTAGCATGTCTTGTGTGCCATAGCGTAGAAAGTCCATCACATTCATTCAGGAGTTACTCCGTTTCAAGCTCAGACAACGAGGATAGATGTTCTGCCATCGGCAGCTGCTTAGCCAGAAGGTTGTCTCTTCCCACTCCAAGACCAGCTCTAGCATCCACATCCAAAGTGACCCCACAACCAAACATTCAAACGGTCATTGAGATGGAAGGTGCTCCACGATTAGTCCGAAGTCGTGCTGTGAGAAGGGACCTAGTGAGAGACTGGAATTTTGATGAAGTCGTGATGGAACGTTAGCTTACGGGCTTTCATCTCTTGGTGTAGCATTAGAGCTTTggtctttaatttttctatttcagaTTTTGTTGTGGGTGCAACTGAACTGACTTTTCCTCTAGAAGAGTTTGGGCATTTTGTAACCATCTGAGAAAATTTGAATGCGAAAACATGTCCATACGTTTTGTTTTCGCTTGTTTTTCCTTTGTTCTTTAACATTTAAAGAGTTAGAATGggttaaaattaagaaatgaaaGCGGGATCTTCTGTCACAAGACAAAACTAGAAAATAGTCGAGCCTCAAATTGACGTTTTTGTTTGATGATAAATTGAACTGAAACTTCTTTAAATCAAACATGAAAGTATTGGATGTGCCCTCAAGCAAGCTTGAGTCATAGTTTAGTATTGGATTGCTAtgacttaattaataattatatgtgtGTATCTAATCAcgagttatttttaaatttttttttgttgtttgtctttttttttggtagagtttttaaaatttaaataaattattttaacttcaatAAAAGTTCAAAGATTATGTCTTTAAAAGTataggttaaatttttttaatattaaaatatttaaaatatcttttatttatttaataattttatttcatttattttataatataattttaaattaattttataaatttaataatatttcttattgataactaaataattaaaattttttagcaaaaatttatttgtaaaatttgcacttaaaaaaaaaaaccctttttaaataatttccaTTTGGAAAGTTATAACGAGCGAACCTCAGCgtataaatagagaaaatgTTTCCACCGATCGCCAAACAGAGTAGTCGGATGAAACGCGTTGTTGGAATGCGGCAGTGACGACAGTGTGAGcagagttgaagaagaaaatggcaACGATGAAAAAGTACCACTACACTTCAAAGTCGTCAATATGTCTCTCCCTCACACTTCTCTCTATTGTCTCACTctcgttcttcttcttcttcttcatcactgCCAACAAAAATCCAACTTCTTCTGCTTCTTCTGATCAGCAACTACGAATCCAAACTTCAAACCCAAACTCCATCAAAGTCTACGTGGCAGACCTTCCCAGATCCTACAACTACGGCCTCATCGACCAATATTGGGCCTCCACCTCACCCGACTCCCGCCTTCCCTCCGACCCAGATCACCAAaccccccacccccacccTCCTAATAGGTACCCTGAGAATCCATTGATAAAGCAGTACAGCGCGGAGTATTGGATCATGGGTGACCTGGAAACCCCTCAAAATCTGCGGACCAATTCATTTGCTAAGAGGGTTTTTGATGCCAATGAAGCTGATGTCGTTTTTGTGCCGTTTTTTGCGACGCTGAGTGCGGAGATGGAGTTGGCCAAGGCCAAGCAGAAGAATATGTTTAGGAAGAAAGGAGACGGGAATGAGGATTATAAAAGGCAAAAAGAGGTTATTGATTTTGTCATCAATTCGGACCCCTGGAAAAGATCCGGTGGCAGAGATCATGTCTTTGTACTCACTGGTAATATGTTTCGgccattttcataattatataaaaagttttaatatttactGGGGTCTTTCTAAAAAATTTGGTGCTCTTGTCAGTGAAAGCTATACGATTGTAGGACAATTTCAGGGTCTTAGTCTGTACATGAGCTTTAAATTGCACAAGtttgatcaaattttaatgatataattGCAATTATGGTTGTCTTTATGGTAATGATGTGGTGAACAAGGCGCTTCATTGGTGGTACTCTGCAGCTTATAATTGAAGCATTGTTTGGCAGACCCTGTTGCAATGTGGCATGTCAGATCTCAGATTGCCCCTGCTATTCTGTTGGTTGTTGATTTTGGTGGGTGGTACAGACTTGACTcgaaatcatcaaatggtaACTCATCGGAGATGATACAACATACTCAAGTTTCACTGCTTAAAGATGTTATTGTCCCGTACACACATTTGCTTCCTAGATTGTACTTATCAGACAATAAGAAACGCCAAAATCTTCTTTACTTTAAAGGAGCTAAACATAGGCACCGGGTAAGTCAGTCTTTAGCTCATTTCATGAATAGTTGCTTAAAGCATATGTGCAGCATCAAGTATCTTGCAGTGCTTTGTGTAGGGAGGTGTTGTTCGAGAAAAATTATGGGACTTGTTGGTTAACGAGGCAGGAGTTATTATGGAAGAAGGCTTCCCTAATGCCACTGGCAGGGAGCAATCAATTAAAGGGATGAGATCATCTGAATTCTGTTTGCATCCGGCTGGTGACACCCCCACTTCATGTCGACTTTTCGATGCCATCCAAAGTCTTTGTATACCTGTCATTGTCAGCGACAAcattgagcttccatttgaAGGAATGGTTGATTATTTCGAATTCTCTGTTTTTGTGGCACTGAGAGATGCATTGACACCAAATTGGCTTGTGCGTCATCTCAGAAGCTTTTCAGAAGAACAGAAAGACAAGTTTCGTCACAGAATGGCTGAGATTCAGCCAATTTTTGTATATGAAAACAATCATCCAGGTGGTATTGGACCAATTCTTCCAGATGGTGCAGTGAATCATGTATGGAAAAAGGTTCACCAAAAGTTGCCCATGATCAAGGAAGCTATTGTTCGAGCGAAGAGAAAACCACCAGGTGTATCTATTCCACTCCGTTGCCATTGTACCTAAATGTATTCTATATTAATGTTTTTACTAATTGtattatgatgattttttggACGATGAATATTCACATGTTCATTTACAAATTGCCATCAATTTTGGTCAACTGATTCAGTTGTTATTTGACCTTGTTTTAGGATTTACTTTTGAATCCTCCTGGTTTTCTATTCTTAAATTTCAAGTGTTGTGAATTATGCAAGTTGCTGAACCTTGAGCTGCTTTGCAGAAAACTAGGTGTTTGATTGTACTTGTACTTGTGTGCTGTGGatcagaataatttttttttgtaaaaaagtTGATGTCCCTTGAAATTCTTACTCAGGAAGTTTCATTACCTGTAAATATTGGGTGCATTTCAATAGCATTAATTTTCATGGGAAGATTGCATATGTTTTGGGGGCAAAACTATGTTGCAACaggtatggtaccacagttaCAATCAATCATTGGATCTATAGTTGTACAGTTGCATTAacaagatccaatggctgaAAGCATCAGTGGTACGGAGCTGGACCCATGTTTTGGGATTTGTgtatagaaacaaaaaaatcctCTTAGCGTCTACCGTACAAAGCATCTCTTTGCAGCAAGAAAGGGTAACCAATTCCCCTTCTCTTGGAAGGAAATACCACTAACAAAACGCTGATCACAAACCCAACAAGAGGAGGAACAGTGTTAGTGATCTTCCTGGGCATTGCTGGAAAATAGCATGCAACGACATCGCGATGTGATCCTGCAAGGGTAAGAAATGCAATCAACGAAAGTGAAGCATGGAAGAGATCAGCACATCTCAGCCTATAATCAGAAGGTACACATGGTTTCTTCCTGCCTCCATTGAAAGTCCATATCCCTCTGAAAGTTGCCACCCCATAGAATAGCCTTCCAGTGGCTGTTCGGAAGCTGTCAGTGAACGTGAAGAATACACAAGAGGCGCCCAGAAGGACCACAAAACAACCCGTTAACCAGCGGTTCAGATTGGCGCATTGACCATCATTGGTTAGCAGTGGAGCAAGTATGGTGAAGGCAAGGATGGTAGCTGTTGGTAAGAGGACATTGAGTCGGGCAGTGCCACTTAGAATTGCATTGATGAcatatatgtaattaatttcaGGTTCATCGGGATTATCGTCATTCAGGTGGTAGTAGTCGCCGTTTTCTTCACTGCTTTCTTCAATATCCTTGCAGATCGATTTGCTCATATCGTATAATCTCTGaagaaattttggttaaggGGAATGAATAAAGTCCGTGATTTGAACAGGAAATTTATAATAACTGTGGATTCTTTGTTGAATTGTGGAGGACAAGCAATTCTATTCCTCTGTTTTTATGCATTTTCACGTAATGAGAAATGCTTTTGGTTTGAGAAAAGCATCGTCTTTTGGCTGATTGTAATTGGATGCAAACTTGGTAAGAGAAATGAATTCCAAATATTATGACAAAATATCACAGTATTAAAAGAATTCAGACACTGGAtacaagaattaaataatagctGCACCTTTTCATTAATTCCCAAGTAATCCATGTCTTATAAGCACCGCGACTCTACACTTTCTCAATGGactttacaaaaaatatatataaatatttaaggaAGCATATTGCAGACCTACAGAAAAAACACTATCCCCAAAACTTTCCTAAAAATTGCAGAACGATGGGGCATGATATATAAAATTGTGATGCGATGATAGACTATTTACAGTATTTACTAATGGCGGCCAAAAAGTAGTAGTAAAGAAAATTCTGACAACAGATAGAAATGACCTAGGCATGTAAACCATCTTGGCCATTTATCTCCTAGGACTTGGTCCGAGAAGAAGAATCATCTTTTGATACCACAGAGTGCACAAGGGTCGTCTGATTCTGGCGAGCACCAATGGTCTGGTACACTCAAAAAATGGGTTGACATGAACTTTCTGAATCTCCTCTTATAGTCTTTTGGAGAAATAACAGTAGGCAACACGTTCTTAGGAACAAGTGAAGACTTAACCCATGTCTCTAAGTGCTTGTCCCAGGTATACTGCCTAAGATAATCAATGATCCCACAAACAAGCTCCCTGCGCTGACTATCCACACCCACAAGTAAAGAATAATCCATCACATCGATCGACTGCAATTAGAAAGCAAAACAGTGAGTTCAGAATATCTTCACCAGAGCCAATGTTGATGGTGGCTTAACAGCTATATGATGCCCCGAAGaggaagaatttgaaaattatgacTATGGAACCAAATGAGATGCAGAGACTGAAGTTATGTGGCAGCATTTGctgaattaaattaagttcTCACTCACATTAAGGAAAGTGGTGTCATTCCAAACAGCTCGTTGCAAGATCCGCTTTGCAGTATTACTGACATATAATGGAGAGGAATTCATGTCATTGACAAAGTTCTGATCCAAAAGAACATCGCCAGAACCATCAACAGTTGTATTATATCGAGCATGCAGAGCCCCTTTAAGATCATACTGCCGGGTGATGTTCCGTTCAAAGGTAAGATTCTCCATTACCATCAGATCATGTCTCATCTCTTTCCCACTTTTGGGCTGTCTTATAGTTACCTGCAAGAATATCAAACATTTACAAGAAGGAACAAAAAGTAGGATCCCAAAAGGagaaaaacaatcaatccAGCTAACCTGATATATCCCCAAAACTTTTGCAAGGCAAGTTTGGTTTCCTGAATCAAATGACTCATTCATGTACTTAAAATAGTGCAGAGCAAACTTgtcaaatgaatcaaattcTGTCTTCTTAATCTCCTTGATAATGAACCTGTCATCAAGTGTTTTTACAAAGAAGGATTTGCTCTTCCCACCTTTAGCATCCCAATTTCTACAACGGCTGAGGGAATCAATATAGGCAAGCTCAGATGGGCAGCAGCGACTCCGCAAATCACGGAACTGGTTGGCATATAGACACTTAACAGAGTATTTACCCTTTCcaagtgattttgaaataCCAATAGAAACCTCTGGGCTCAAGACTTCTGGAGGGATTAGAGATTCCAACAAATTCAATCCATCAAAACTGGAGAAGCGTGAATCTTCAGAAGAAATGCTTAGTGACGCGTAAATGGAATCTGAATCTGAAGAACCATTGACAGACCACAGTGAGGAAGCCATGGTGGGAATTCGAGTCAGGCTACGTAAACTGTCAATTGTTTTGACAGCCATATCACCATCTCTCCCACTATCTTCATTGAATACCACTGTTGATAGAGGCATTTCTTTCAATACAGCCAAGGCACAAGCTATTATGCTTGAGAGTTCACCTTCATAATCTGACACCATATAATTCTCTGCTCCCAAAGGGATGTGCATCCGTGTGCCTTCCTCACTGATTAGTTGATAGACAGTGGGCAAGTGTTCAGGAGTGTATCTACTGACACATTCAAATTTCGGCACAAAACCTCTCTGCAGATCCTTCATGTATATCTGTTGGAGTTCTGAAAATGGCATCCAGAACcatccatttaatttttctaagtcGGATAAGAGTGAATGCGTAGAAGTTTCATTCTTAGATGCATTTGGATCAACAACAGAACCACTGTTTGCAAGATATTGGGAATTTGGAACAACTTTATCCACTTGTAAATTTTCAGACATAAGGAACTTCCCTGCTTGGACATTATCATCACCAGAAAGATAATCAGAAACATTAGATCTCACCATACTGTCTTCATTGGCCAAACTAGTTGAGCTTAAATCACTTGCAATCGACGTCTCAACATCCTTTAACACTGTAGTTTTCTTATGATCTCGTTCTCCAGATTCTCTGTCAGGACCATCAATAGGAATTTCTTTAACCACGAGTTCATCTGCTTCAGCAGCTACATCTGGTAACACTTCCAAATTGCCAAAATTGTTGGAAACATTGTCCCCATTACCAGAATCAACTTCTGGTTCTGGCACCTCATTTCCTTTAGCAGTAGTGCCATCCATCTTCACCTTTGTTTGCTCTGGCCCTGGTTTCTCAGTGGCACCAGTAATGACCACCGTAGGATCAGGCAAAAGCAGTGAATGCAGACGTCTATCCCAAATGCACGATTCAATCAGGAGCTCCCACCGCAATCGGTTCAAGCTAAGAAGCTTATGAAGAGCCTCATCTGAATGAACTTTCTTAGCAACAGTTTTCTGAATGTCAacctgtttttattttaccattaaagaccttaatttttaaaaagagagGGAAAAGGGAATATTCcactaaaaaatttacagcTATATGGAGTGAAGAACTGTAATTTCAGCAAGCAAGCAAACAGAAACATTTAAGCAATTACCTGTTATTTAAGATTTCAGGGAATAGCAAGTTCCTACACGATAAGGAAGCTAAAAACTGAATATAGCACAAGGAACTAAGAGATATCCCTAGTGATGCAAACTCAAAGAATCTGCAACACCCAAGTAATCAACCCCCATTCTTAATGGCATGGcaattatgttattttgttttttgttacaaaaaaaaatgcatagcAGTTCAATCTTTAATATAAGGTAAGGTCTTAACAGAAGTGACCGCGCAATAACAcattatgaaaattgaaaaaactcAAACAAATGTTCCCCATAACTGTGAATTTTAgactgaaaaaaataaggtaCGCCCAAAGATCAAGGTCAAGAGTTGAATAGACAAGTATATATTACAAACATGTGCAACAAAATTAAACCATATAAATTACAAACACATATAACACAATTATACTAAGGAAGATCCAGtgatatatgttaaaatttcgAAGCaagtaaaaaaacaaagacTAACCTCAAACACAGAGCGTTCTTGCTTGAGTATCTCTGAAGTGACAGAGAACTCTTTCAATGAGCCTTGGAGGTTCAGGGTTGAGCCCACAAATTGAGATCCTATCTGTTTTAAAGAGCTTTCAACTTCCGAGAACAGCAGAATCCCTTTGGTGTATACCTGAAAGAAAATATGACTTTCAATTCACATGTATTCCCTGTGTTGACCAGAGAATATTAAAAGGCAAAGTTAGATTCGACACTTACATTCTGGAATTCTTCTTTCAGCCATTTATTGATAGAATTGCTGAACTCCAGCTTCTGAGGTGGCACACACATATTATAAGTTGTGAATGGCGAGTACTTGAACATCCCAACCATGGGGCCTAATCTGGTGTAAAATGaagagaccatgaaaaatgaGGACCAAAAAGTAAAATGCAACTCTTTGCAGAATTCATTTTACACACAGCAACAAAAGgaataaacaattcaatgcacgaataaaatgaaacagaGTCATATCCTGCACTGccctaaaaataaatcaaagattgCACAGAAAACAACCCTTCATTTCCCAATTGTGCAGAACTCTGCAATTCTAAACCATTCTCATTGTGAGAAACATTATGCCCTGGACCTGCACATTGAGGCAACTCAtgctattgattttattttattcttttactaATTGGTTGAGAAATGTGACAATGTTACTCACACTCCAATTGAACACAATCACCCCCACCAAAGAACTTATAGGAGAGGAGCTGCCATTGACTGAAGGCCTTTTTAGGAAAGAAACCCAAAAGAACAACAATATATAGTTATATACCACTAAATCAAAGCAGACTAAGAATCCATACCCAAAAAAGTAGAGGAAGTCCCGGTGCAGAGAATGGCCACAGCTTGATAATCTAGTAGATGATGAGTGGTGAGAAAAGCTGAGTTCCAGGAACTTCCCAAATGACAGACCACAGGCAGCAGTAGAAATTACTACTCTCTTTGTTGATTTTGGAACTCCATTTGCAGTTTTACATCTACCACAGCGACTCCACATCCAAAGTTTTCCTTCCGCTTCTCCCGACAAACGAATTCTATCAGGAAGCCTTTTAACTCGTATTGTGAGCTGCTTATTATGGCGTGCATAATAGTAAAAGTGAGCTTCTGGCAGTTCACTGCACGAAGCACATTGCTTTCTCTGCAAAATATTGCAGTTTGTATAAGTGCACATAACAAGTCATTACAACCTAAATCTTACTAACAGTTTAGCAACCAAACACATCCCAGAtcatacattaaaaaaaaatcataatagcACCCTTTGATATCCTGACTGTAAGAACATTGTTTTTTCAATTGCATGTGTGCAGAGAATCCCCATTAAACTAAACAAATCATATCTGAAGTGACAACTGCATagacataaaattcctttatgAATGGAGATCTGAAAAACCTGATTGAGTAAATTATCCTGAAGAAACTTCCCAAGGGGAACATCAAAATTCTTGTAGAACATGATGTGAGAAAAATGGCTTTGCTCACAAATAGTTCCCCTCAAGGCATTTCGGCTGGACATCAAAACCAAAATACTTTGAGAATCCAATGATGCATTAGCATCCTCCTGACTTTGCGAATGATCTTCATCATTGCCACAATCTTTTCCCATGTTTAGGGGGGCTTCAGGGCAAGACAGCAAAGATGTTGGTTGCCCATCAAGTGATTTCTCTTCATCAGAACTACTTTTAGCTTCCGTATCACAAGGGCCATCAAGTGAAGCATCCATAATTGTAGAAACTGGAACATCTTCTGTGATCTGACCACTCTGTTCCCTTCCACGGAAGCCAAAGTACGAAGTCAATGATGGATAAGCAGCAGCGGATGAGAGAGGGAAATTGTCCCCTATAACTTTCCTTAAAGAGGCTGAGAGAGATGAGAACCCAGAAAATACAGCCGGATTGTATGGCTCATAAGATAATATGGATTCTCCTTCTGGTCCACTGTTTGCGTAGGAACCGTCCTCATGGAATCCATTGGAAATGGGAATATCCATTGTGCTTGAACCACTTTCCACTGAAGAATGTTCAAAACAAGAAACATTAGAATTACCATTTTCTAAAGCAGGGTGTTGTTGTTCCATCGGCAAGATTCCCGCCACTTCAGCAAAAGGAATAGTAGAAAACATTGCTCTCTGATCAACAAGGAAAGATGTTTCAAGAATTAAATGGTAGGCCATGACAACTGCACACTGCACCACAGATTTAATCCTCTTCAATTCATCACTGTTGCTTCCTTTCAACAATACCTACAACATTTCGTCATACATCTAATCAATTAGTTCGTGGGGAGTATTTATGATTGATATTCCATTACAAATTTGTTTAGCTTTCTATGCAAGtgaatctattaaaatttctttatagACATTCACCTGGTTGCACAACAAGCTAGTGTGCCTCCTCAACCACTCAAAAAGtacaataaaaagaacaatCATGGGATATAAGCTCACCGTGCAACCAAGCCGTGTAGGACAGCCTTCAATAAACATCAAAGTTTTACTTGGCCTCTTTCCACCTTCTCTAAAACCAGCATGTTCCTCTACAAATTTCTTAATATAAAAGGAATCGCAATGCTTTAGCTTCTGACTTGTCAATGAACCTGATGATAAAATTGGCGAGCCGGTACAGCGTGCAACTCTTTCCAGGCGATGGAGCTTCATGTCAAAGACCAGTGTCATCCCTTTCTCAAGAATAGACTCTTGAATATCACGAGAAACAGTTTTTTCCACCAGAACCACATTTGGATGACACATATCTATCATGTCCATGACAGATTTCAATTGATCCTTTTCCTGTAGGTGAGCAAATCAACGTTAGGACCTCAGTTACGTTTTCTTATTGCAACTAGGATTTAGGGTTATAGTTAGATTAGAATTAGGATTGTTTGAGCTATTATAAATAAGTGGTTCGCAGTCATTTTTGAGTAagaagtaataaattaattccaaTCGCATctcttaattcttttctttaagtCAAAACTTCTGTCCTATccatttaattcttaaattcTTCCTTATTGTCTCTTGAATTCTTTACTCAAATCCTCGAACCTAGCACAATCATCAGACTAGTAAAAGTACAGTCCATTTAACGAAGATTGCTGACATTATACTGAAATTACCTGCTCCATCGCCTTAAACGATGACAATCCACTGGAAGACAGACCAAGGACACCCCGTATCAACAACAACCTTGGGTTCTTGTATTCAGTCGGCATGTGCTTGTGAGCAGCGTGCTTTTTAAAAACCAAACCTTTGATTATTTGACtgcaaaattaaatcaaaggatgatgaaattaaataaatattaaaatagctTCATCCATGGACTAAACGCAAAATAAAGCATGATACTGCTATTTAACACGTTTACAGGCCGACACACtcctctatatatatattacagcCGTTTAACACTATGAAAAGTTTTTTGTTGTACACCCACAATTAATGGAGAATAACCAGAAGAAGTCAATCATACTTTTTCGAGGTAACAAAATTGACAGGCATGATTGTGAGAACTGATAATGAGAAGAAAATGCAAAAGAACAAAcaggaagaaaacaaaagatcaGTAATCTCTTCTTGAAGCAATGGAAGACTACATTACAGAAAACTTGCTCTTCTCCTAATTTCAAATGTCTAAATTCTCCAAGGGACGTTTTAGCAGAAattaatgtgtgtgtgtgtgtgcacgCGCGTATACAAGTCACCTTTTAATAAAAGATCCCTCACTTTAATATGGCAAGGACCAAGGTAAAAGAcagaaaaacacaaatttcaatatattacaAGATAAAACATACTGGAATGCACATTCTTCTTATCTTTTAGCTTGATTCtttatgtaaaaatatatataaataggGTTTAATTTTATCACCTTTGGTTGCGAGATCCAGCTGCAATgcattttacttttatgtagCTATTTAGATCCAACGATTTACCATCTACAGAACCTGGCCTCAAAGATGATGCAGCTTCCCATGATAACGAAGTAACTATGTCCACCCAACTTTCACCATCTTTCCCAGAAGAGACTACGCCAACGGATTTCAGTAGTTGGCTGACAATGGCCTTGAACTTCCCACTAACCACCTTCTCCATTGCTCTTTGTTTTTCCTCTTTAAACTTAAGTCTCCCTCCACCTTCATCTCTGAAATGACTCAAAGAACTTGGCTTGCCCCACTTAGTGCCATCACCACACTCCTCGTCCTCGTCGTCATCGTTATAGGCAATGCTACCCTCTATGTCATCCTCTGGATCTTCTGGCTCTGGAGGTTCCCAAATTTGCATGTCcatttcattatcattatcagTAGACTGTGAAATCTCAGATGCGTTGTTATGGGGTCTGCTTATATTTTCAGCACCATTAACTTTTGCTTCTTGGCCATCACTAGGCTGCATTATTTCCACCTCTCTAACTACATCATTATCATTTCCAATACCACCGTCCTTTAAATTGTTACTtccattcattttatttgatcTATCAAGTTCATTTACCGGACCTTCTAAGTGCGAATTTTGCAACCGGCCATTGGTTCTAAAACTGGCATCCCCCCGATTACTGTTTGTTGCACCTTCATCTTGGTCACtcctaacaaaaataaattatgaaatgacttcaattttccaaatattGCCAGAAAAATAGCCTACCACTACCACAATTCAGAAGTAGGGAAACCTACCGATCATTTGAATTTCCATCAACTGAAAACTCACCTGAAAGAGGAAAGGTTCCTGAAAAATTAGAATACAATACAAGATGCAAATGTTCAAGCAaagtaattgaaattttttaaggaaaaaaacaagaagGGACATTTACTGCAGCTTGAGAATGAACGATCATTG contains:
- the LOC102608890 gene encoding putative 1-phosphatidylinositol-3-phosphate 5-kinase FAB1D isoform X1 — its product is MCSMCHHCGAELTRVKKEERKQENGKSLKLNNEGSIWSCRICGEKQEREYLKPENSSPFSTPMISPTTSLSSNDRSFSSCSEFSVDGNSNDRSDQDEGATNSNRGDASFRTNGRLQNSHLEGPVNELDRSNKMNGSNNLKDGGIGNDNDVVREVEIMQPSDGQEAKVNGAENISRPHNNASEISQSTDNDNEMDMQIWEPPEPEDPEDDIEGSIAYNDDDEDEECGDGTKWGKPSSLSHFRDEGGGRLKFKEEKQRAMEKVVSGKFKAIVSQLLKSVGVVSSGKDGESWVDIVTSLSWEAASSLRPGSVDGKSLDLNSYIKVKCIAAGSRNQSQIIKGLVFKKHAAHKHMPTEYKNPRLLLIRGVLGLSSSGLSSFKAMEQEKDQLKSVMDMIDMCHPNVVLVEKTVSRDIQESILEKGMTLVFDMKLHRLERVARCTGSPILSSGSLTSQKLKHCDSFYIKKFVEEHAGFREGGKRPSKTLMFIEGCPTRLGCTVLLKGSNSDELKRIKSVVQCAVVMAYHLILETSFLVDQRAMFSTIPFAEVAGILPMEQQHPALENGNSNVSCFEHSSVESGSSTMDIPISNGFHEDGSYANSGPEGESILSYEPYNPAVFSGFSSLSASLRKVIGDNFPLSSAAAYPSLTSYFGFRGREQSGQITEDVPVSTIMDASLDGPCDTEAKSSSDEEKSLDGQPTSLLSCPEAPLNMGKDCGNDEDHSQSQEDANASLDSQSILVLMSSRNALRGTICEQSHFSHIMFYKNFDVPLGKFLQDNLLNQRKQCASCSELPEAHFYYYARHNKQLTIRVKRLPDRIRLSGEAEGKLWMWSRCGRCKTANGVPKSTKRVVISTAACGLSFGKFLELSFSHHSSSTRLSSCGHSLHRDFLYFFGLGPMVGMFKYSPFTTYNMCVPPQKLEFSNSINKWLKEEFQNVYTKGILLFSEVESSLKQIGSQFVGSTLNLQGSLKEFSVTSEILKQERSVFEVDIQKTVAKKVHSDEALHKLLSLNRLRWELLIESCIWDRRLHSLLLPDPTVVITGATEKPGPEQTKVKMDGTTAKGNEVPEPEVDSGNGDNVSNNFGNLEVLPDVAAEADELVVKEIPIDGPDRESGERDHKKTTVLKDVETSIASDLSSTSLANEDSMVRSNVSDYLSGDDNVQAGKFLMSENLQVDKVVPNSQYLANSGSVVDPNASKNETSTHSLLSDLEKLNGWFWMPFSELQQIYMKDLQRGFVPKFECVSRYTPEHLPTVYQLISEEGTRMHIPLGAENYMVSDYEGELSSIIACALAVLKEMPLSTVVFNEDSGRDGDMAVKTIDSLRSLTRIPTMASSLWSVNGSSDSDSIYASLSISSEDSRFSSFDGLNLLESLIPPEVLSPEVSIGISKSLGKGKYSVKCLYANQFRDLRSRCCPSELAYIDSLSRCRNWDAKGGKSKSFFVKTLDDRFIIKEIKKTEFDSFDKFALHYFKYMNESFDSGNQTCLAKVLGIYQVTIRQPKSGKEMRHDLMVMENLTFERNITRQYDLKGALHARYNTTVDGSGDVLLDQNFVNDMNSSPLYVSNTAKRILQRAVWNDTTFLNSIDVMDYSLLVGVDSQRRELVCGIIDYLRQYTWDKHLETWVKSSLVPKNVLPTVISPKDYKRRFRKFMSTHFLSVPDHWCSPESDDPCALCGIKR